In Lactuca sativa cultivar Salinas chromosome 5, Lsat_Salinas_v11, whole genome shotgun sequence, the DNA window ttgctccaattaggtcccggttttcgataaaattcgctgtaagtgtgctacgcttacgcaatttttaatatagctttcatataattataggaatgttattaggtccttaaaataattatttgggctattaaaatgaattatatcgagtattattaacacttaataatactcggactaatgaatttgtcgcggttatcgttaaactaaaccctagtggtactggtactaggttttatcgaaggaatatcgttttgagagtatcgaagcgctgtccgagtactgagtcaccacctactcaggtgagtgcatagtccctttcatcttacacatagatatgaaatattttatataaactacgtgctatgtgtgcatattatctgaatacttgctgtctatgttggatgaacgttttatacatgttttaaaggatttaaactgtatacgtattttatatatacgaatatgttgggtacgaGATggatagatgaatgatgagagatagaagatgacgtgagtatatattggcagctatagacttagtgcctatgagacgaacaccggtagctatggacttagtaccttttagatgttggtagctatggatttagtgcctgttgggaattggtagctatggacttagtacctattagttagacgctggtagctaaggatttagtacctgttgaacattggtagctatggacttagtacctattaaataaagactggtagctatggatttagtacccgatgaatagactatagcagctatggaattagtgctttatgaacgaacattggcagctatggatttagtgccagtcctataaccctggaagtaagggacttcggaataaacgaatgcaggatagacgactcttaggttaaatccttaagagtaaagaggataacggggatgggtaatggggttaattgtttgatgattaaacataacaattatattattgtgggttgaaaaccctatgtactcaccaggtttcccaacctgacccactcagtttatgtatatcacaggtgacgaagtgaagtgacattacactgagagatttaaagagatgtagatcactagtgtaaatcattgtaagttctgtttatgcttatgttccagtattaacgatgacatcccaaacgttttaaaatgaaataaatacgtttcctcgaaaatgttttaataacgtatttaccatgtttttctgggaacaaattccgcaacctttttataaaacaaagtactctgattttcataaagcataaacaaaatcggtcttttctggccgtgattttggggatgtcacatcggccttccggtgtccagtctgctTGTTGTGaaaacaaactgcaaaccccttgtggcaatccttggccatatgcccctccttgcgacacttgtagcaagaccctgctctgcacaccctcatgactcttgccgcactctCCACAAGTGTGGCGCTTCTGGTTCCcatatctcgaatcagcgggcttagcccgcttggcagccggctgggactgtgccggtcgccgatccctcccctgagactccacctcctccctggcctgagtctctagctcaatctccctcttccgggcattttcctgaagctcggtaaATGTATGGTACGTCGAGTTCTCCACGAACTCGCAGATGTCTCTCCTTAAAatgctcaaataacggctcatacgtgcctgctcagaagacacgtgctcaaggaagaacatcgccctctcttgAAACATCCTagtgatcacagtaacagactctgtaccctgcttgagggtcaagaactcctgggccaaacgctctctttccaccgggggaacgtaatcacgaaacatagcggtgaacctctcccaggtcaccgcagcaagctctgcagaagaatagtgcgctgtcacaaacttccaccaatccttcgcccccaagcgaagctggttcagcacgaactGAACCCTCAGATGTTCTgaacatgaacatgtgtagaagcacccctcaatgttagagatccacctcatcgcagctattggatcctgagtcccatcaaactctggtgccttcgtgttgctgaactcctggtACAGCAACGCGTCACCACCTgcggtctggcagcagcaacggccgcagtggctgcagcaacaacaaCGTCAGTAAtagcagcataacgctcatcagaagtctcaatcagggtggtcttgatagacccgaacatctctggaatctcagtgcTAACGgaagcagccacctcatcatgaatcatctggcggagctcctcatcaCTCACACCCCCTCACTAGTCCCTGGCCTGTGGCGtgtccccaccatgatgtctctctgaaatacaacacaagatatcagagactcgcttgagtgtacacacactcgatatcccaatcctacttgatccctggtaccctaaggattcttacttgggctgtgcaCTGAtctggtgccttcggtagtacgggcccaatactattgtccacaccgcatcaatattcaccccaagtcttcctcctaggattccaaatcccaagtactgTATTCTCTCTCTATGAATAGtctactctctagcagatctctcataagctcctcgctgctatctattcactctcaaacatctcctagcagcaaaatccctaggctagggcatcacaaatcaggccactctagtcctaataagaatacctagcctactctagcatgcatatcatatcataacatatctcacaactcataatgtaagggtattttgggaaatcaccgttcgggcgctggctgatcgtataTACTTctctgctctgctctttcaaaaactttttactcttgagaaaattttgtaaattttattttgaaaatctcccaaatcctcagtttgagttcagttacgcccgaaggtgtacccgaatccctcaaaccaacgctctgataccaacttgtaacgcccaaattttcaaaataatttttcacattttataaaacacattttcattcatagtttttataaaaacaccattgtatcacatcgtcaaacataacatcacatcccaagatcaaaatataaaAACTCCTCGTGTCTGTACTAATcaggtcggcgccttcccgcgatcctcactggtacatgaaacacataacacaacattgtaagcataaatgcttagtgagttccccaaaataccacacacaataaatatcagccactcgaggctataactctggttgaccctctagtcaatgtgtctcagtgggaccctccagtcccataactctgtgggccctttgGCCCTAACTCTGAGGACCTTACGGTCCTAACTCTAAAAACTCtggcacatacatagcataaatcacatagaaatcacatcattcaaaaacatacaaaatactctgtcacataactctaattaccactctaggtaaagtatggtgagaagactcacctcaatgaagtcggataaactctcgtgctcaatgtcccgacctagcctcctcctattattcaaataacattcccAATAAATACTCTCCCATGATCTCATCTCTACAGactgggtagaaggccattctacccttccttgaactctcctgaatcagtcttgaccagtaccctaaagtcaatgaaagttagcggtcaactttgacccgactcgtcgagtgcacaaaggtgactcggcgagtccaagcgggtcctctgaatcctttcagACTCTCATGGCTCGTCGAGTCTTCCttccactcgacgagttacacctgtcacgaatcgtggggcaaccccgactcgactcgtcgagtccgctcatggactcggcgatttcatTCCATGCtcatactcaaatgaccttctgaggtcagatctattcctctaatccatagatctaacctcccccaagctcaataaacacgtaaaggttcaaacttgatactcatgcaacgtccaaatgacactacttgatgatttagcctcaaatacaacatcctaagtccatttcttccataactcctcataaagcaagatggaaTAAGTTCTCTGGACCACTATGGATCTAGATCTGATatctaaacatgataagggaccatattccTAACAAATCatcccaataaagggtatagaaaacgcTAGATCCATGGATTCTCTTACAAAACAGAGAAAaggatcgatatgctacctcaaggATGATGTCCTTTGCTTGCAATCCACAAATAagcaacctccttggcctcctctaagctggaatcaacttcttcttgcaaaacaatcccacaaaggtccaataatggcttcttctcCCTCACAAACGTTGAAgcactattagggtttcactcaagggtctggtagccgcaaatggtggttataagggtccttaaataggtcccaaccccgagaaattagggtttcattaaacagcgtagactcgtcgggtccactcatggactcgccgagtcctatatTAAATAAGACCAAAAGATGTgcaatcctactcggcgagtctgagcacctactcgccgagtccctctcataGATTCCATATAAATACTTAACAtaggatacctgggaatccggatgttacagaaaATAAGTAAAGGTGGCGACTTTATACCTCTGGaagatgctaactgaggtagattcTAATTCCCACACTTTCCTTGCTCCAATTCCTTTTCCTTCCAAGTTCCTTCTCTCCAAAGATCTTCCTCCCAAGCTTAATACACATACAATAGAgcaccacacgaattagggtttcttaagaGCTCTCAAGAACTGTAAAGAGTCCAAAGAAGGCTTAAgcctccttaaatagggtgcaaaaccccaggattttgggtttcattcaccagctcctactcgtcgagtcccttcatggactcggcgagtaggtcactaaacacgcgatcccaccccgctgctactcgacgagtagggcaaccaactcgtcgagtaggacttaaaaccaaagaaattcttatttaaataaatacctgagaattggggcgttacaaAGATAGCAACGGTGGGGCACATTTAAAGGGTATAAGATATTTTCCATCTGCAAAATGGTCCTTAAAAGTTGAAAAGAGAACAATGCCCTCAAGTGGGAGGCACATGATTGGGTTCGCAATAACAATTTAATGGAAGTTAAGTCGAGAgaccattttcacatacaaaccagGCCAAAATGACCATGAAACCAAAAAAAATCGATGTTTGGACCAAACCTTGGAAAAtatgcataccatagggaccatttttgtagttttgtcaaCTTTGTATTAAGAGCATCCACAATGGTGAGGTCAATGAGAGGATTGAATGAGATGGCAAGTCTAGTTGTCATTCATTGGATGAAACTCTATCATAGTGAGATGTCACATTGGTATTCGATGGATTTGAAGTTCAGTGGttattgaactcttcaatgggaaaaatgaaagttttctaataataaatatatactaGAAATTAGCTTTTGTAACTTTCTATTGAATTTTGTACGGTTAAACGCATTGTAAGAAAAAATTGATTGAGTTGTATGGAATGTAGGAAAATGACATGGCAATCTATTAAACTCTATGGAGTTCAATGCATTGCGGATGCCAAAGAATATTCATTTTTACGGTTAAATACTTCAACAACCACTGAATTTCATATACATTAGTTATCTCCATGACATCCTCCTCTGAATTGTGGATACATGCTCTTAAAGATTCAAGTTTGCATTTACCCTAGCTCCTCACTATTTTCGagccttttatttattttatttttttccgataaaaaaaaaagattcaaGATTTTTAGCAGCGTAGAGGGATAAGACGAGCGTCTTCTTTGATACTTGTGTATATAAAGGAACATGTGGATTTATTATTCTGCTTTTTCCAATCTTGGATCTTATCTAAACTAAAGGATTCATGAGATCGTTGGAAGGTAGATCCCACAAGTCACAGTCGGGGTTGAACATACTTGAAACATTTCTTGTATCTTTTTCTCCTTCAGAGTCATCGGCGTtaccatcggctaattttgaatgaAACTGAGGTTGCTGGTCACCTGCCGTGCATGTGCTACCAGTGCACATGCTCTGACTCCAGGGAGATCCGTCTCCTTCATGACCAAACGATGGAAGGGCGTAATGAAATCCAGGAAAGTTTGCAGATGATGCTCCGTTAGCGTCCCAAGGTTTGTTGGTTGTCTGAGGCTCGTGTATGATCGCCCTTGATAATCCAAGCTTGATCTTTTCAATCGTATCATGATCATCATGTGCTTCATGCTTAGAAGTAATATTATAAGAAGGTGACGTGGAGGCATTTTGTGGTGGTGCAGGAGCATGATTAGGGGATTGGAATTGAATATCTATGTGCTTCTTGGTTAGGAGATGAAGCATCTCATCTTTCAAACATCCGAGAGTTGCTTCTGCGAGGTTAGCCACCTGTGGAGGTGCGAGAGTGGTGGCTATCTCTGCCATGAGGTGGGAGTAAGGCTTATGCGTAACTGGATCGATTCCCATACCTGAGAGCTTCTTTTTCAGTTTCGTGTTCCAATGGTTCTTCACATCATTGTCTGTTCGTCCTGGCAACTGTGCGGCTATCACGGACCACCTGTACTTGCATCGTATAGGTACAATCTCTCAGATTTTTCTCATGAGAAtgcaaacacacacatacatacatcatAGGTGCTGTTAATTTGTACCTGTTGCCTAGAACAGAATGTAGCCTGACAATGATTTGTTCTTCAGCATCGGAGAATTGTCCATGCTTTAGATCAGGGCGTAGGTAGTTAGTCCAACGTAACCTACAGCTCTTCCCACATCTTTGGAGGCCTGCATTTTTGGGAATAAGGCGCCAGTTACGAGTCCCATGTTGAGCGATGTAGGAAGACAATTTGTGATCTTCTTCAGGGGTCCACTGACCCTTCTTCACACTCTCCTTTTCGCAACATGGGATTCTACCCATCCCTTCTtccctttttcttttctttataaTTAGAAAGCAACAGCCAGCAAGTTTACAGAGTTTTCTGTTTTTGATATGGAattaaaaacttataaaaaaaagtaataggggaaagaagaaggagaagagaaagAGGATATGTGTGGAATGGAGAGGAAATATGAAGGTTTTGTTAAGTTGAAAATTTATTCTCCATCAAGAATGTgtatgattaaatatatatattttgtggttgGGTGAGGTATTTAAGTATAGAAATGGAGGTCATTGCATGATTAGCATAAAAGGTGCATGACTTTGTGATTTGTGAATAAAGAATTCAACGCCGTAGAGCGTGTGAGACATTGGCAGGTAGCTCACTCATAAAACACTTGGtcaaccctctctctctctctctctctctctctctctctctctctctctcatgtgtGTGTCTACGTACGTACGTGTGTGTCTATGTACGTACGTGTGTCCATGGTTGACCGTTTGGCTTTCTGCAGAGAGTTGGGTGGCTTACCGATCTGGTCATACAAAAGTGGCAACAAACGAAAGTTAAGGTTTTCCAGGTGCACGTGTGGCTGCTCATACATGCATGTTTTGTTTATTGGTAGAACACGAATATTTTGTCAAGAATTAATATTCTTGTTTCTTTGCATTGCAAAGCTTTCCTGCAAGACTTGCTGGTCCCGTACGTGTGTGCTCTCACTTATACAAAAATatcatagagagagagagttaggttcaaatgtttttactatctattgtatgcatgtatgattgattctgaaccaatcattttagttattttaagaaagtaattaatgcatattaaatgctaaagatgtaattaatacctattatatcttcaacatgtaatatgcattaattactttcttaaaataacaaaaatgattggtccagaatcaatcatacatgcacacaatagatagtgaaaacaaaataacctaaccatatatatatatatatatatatatatatatatatatatatatatatatatatatatatatatatatatatatatatatatatatatatatatatatatatatatatatgcttaaattattttgtttttactaactattgtgtgccagaatgcacagatctggaccaatgGATGTAAgtaatcaatggacatgatttgagagtgtatgatactACAATGGGAtagcatgtatcatataatcacacaagttttagcaaaatggtattttggacaattaaccacatttataaaatgaatttttcggatttttagggataattaattctcctaatttaaaaaatctgattttatttaattaattcaattttaattttaacttaatttgtaaacataaccgattttattttgtcagaatatttttttgttagaaagatgttctttcagaattttattctgttagaatattattgaagaataacaaaattcttgaatcaggggttgaaaaataacaacattctaatatattcttatacatctgaacttaaatacaaattcatacatattcttacagactaaaaaccttatacattttattatacattttaatataattatacatattctaaaagaatatcaacagaaatgaataaaattctaaaaaaataacaacattcttaaattgtaagtatgatcaaactttatttattcttcaagttattcctaTTAGGTCTTTAACGCATTCTTCCAGCCATTCCTATcataaatacaacaaaaactaatacCGGCTAAAAACATTTACTTGCAATTAACTACCACTTtatatattctaatagaatacatagaatacattctggcagaatacataGATTTTATTTTGGCATAATACATTATGATAGAATACATACAATACATTCAAAAGTATCGTATTTTCTGCTAATACAATTTTGTATTCCAAATATACAATAACGAAGGACAATAGAAATTGgaat includes these proteins:
- the LOC111888707 gene encoding transcription factor MYB80, whose translation is MGRIPCCEKESVKKGQWTPEEDHKLSSYIAQHGTRNWRLIPKNAGLQRCGKSCRLRWTNYLRPDLKHGQFSDAEEQIIVRLHSVLGNRWSVIAAQLPGRTDNDVKNHWNTKLKKKLSGMGIDPVTHKPYSHLMAEIATTLAPPQVANLAEATLGCLKDEMLHLLTKKHIDIQFQSPNHAPAPPQNASTSPSYNITSKHEAHDDHDTIEKIKLGLSRAIIHEPQTTNKPWDANGASSANFPGFHYALPSFGHEGDGSPWSQSMCTGSTCTAGDQQPQFHSKLADGNADDSEGEKDTRNVSSMFNPDCDLWDLPSNDLMNPLV